A region from the Actinoplanes sp. OR16 genome encodes:
- a CDS encoding lysoplasmalogenase, with the protein MTAVDDRPTGTATRSLPLTLFVMAATVEIVGVAADLTVLQWIAKPLLAPLLIWHLLQHRRPDLVTAALAFATLGDVALLIPGQAPFLIGMLFFLGTQICLLVAFLRRARPRPIPSAVFALLWAAANALLWGSLGALRVPVLLYSLALTAMAAAATGVNRLVAAGGTLFLISDLLIGLDAAGTTLPAHGVLVMSTYAAALALITVGWLRPSPPRP; encoded by the coding sequence ATGACCGCCGTGGACGACCGCCCGACCGGCACCGCCACCCGCAGCCTGCCACTGACCCTGTTCGTCATGGCCGCCACCGTGGAGATCGTCGGTGTGGCCGCCGACCTGACCGTCCTGCAGTGGATCGCCAAGCCGCTGCTCGCACCCCTGCTGATCTGGCATCTGCTCCAGCACCGCCGCCCCGACCTGGTGACCGCGGCACTCGCCTTCGCCACACTCGGCGACGTCGCCCTGCTCATCCCCGGCCAGGCGCCGTTCCTGATCGGGATGCTCTTCTTCCTCGGTACGCAGATCTGCCTGCTCGTCGCGTTCCTCCGCCGCGCGAGACCGCGCCCGATCCCGTCAGCGGTGTTCGCGCTGCTCTGGGCCGCCGCCAACGCGCTGCTGTGGGGTTCGCTCGGCGCCCTGCGCGTCCCGGTGCTGCTCTACAGCCTGGCCCTCACCGCGATGGCCGCGGCGGCGACCGGCGTGAACCGCCTGGTGGCAGCGGGAGGAACCCTCTTCCTGATCTCCGACCTGCTGATCGGCCTGGACGCGGCCGGAACGACACTGCCGGCCCACGGCGTCCTGGTGATGTCGACATACGCCGCGGCCCTGGCCCTGATCACCGTCGGCTGGCTGCGCCCGTCACCGCCCCGGCCCTGA
- a CDS encoding HAD family hydrolase has protein sequence MTTRVAMWSGPRNISTAMMRSFGARADTVAVDEPLYAYYLAATGIDHPGRDEILAGQPQRWQDVAAQLTGPCDAAVLYQKHMTHHLLPEVGRDWLGSLTHAFLIRDPAHVIASYAKVRGEPTLDDLGYPQQLEIFRASGGPVVDAADVLRDPAKTLTRLCEALGIGFDPAMLAWAPGPRAEDGVWAPHWYASVHASTGFASYDPRPAEVPDRLRALVEAARPYYDEMAAHRL, from the coding sequence ATGACGACGCGGGTTGCCATGTGGTCCGGGCCCAGGAACATCTCCACGGCCATGATGCGCAGCTTCGGCGCGCGGGCGGACACGGTGGCGGTGGACGAGCCGCTGTACGCGTACTACCTGGCAGCGACCGGCATCGACCACCCGGGGCGGGACGAGATCCTGGCCGGTCAGCCGCAACGCTGGCAGGACGTGGCCGCGCAGCTGACCGGGCCGTGCGACGCCGCGGTGCTCTACCAGAAGCACATGACCCATCATCTGCTGCCGGAGGTGGGCCGCGACTGGCTCGGATCGCTCACCCACGCGTTCCTGATCCGCGACCCGGCGCACGTGATCGCCTCGTACGCGAAGGTCCGCGGCGAGCCCACCCTCGACGATCTCGGCTACCCGCAGCAGCTGGAGATCTTCCGCGCGTCCGGCGGCCCGGTCGTCGACGCCGCCGATGTCCTGCGCGACCCGGCGAAGACGCTGACCCGCCTCTGCGAGGCCCTCGGCATCGGCTTCGACCCGGCCATGCTCGCCTGGGCGCCGGGCCCGCGCGCGGAGGACGGGGTGTGGGCCCCGCACTGGTACGCCTCGGTGCACGCGTCGACGGGTTTCGCCTCGTACGACCCGCGCCCGGCCGAGGTCCCGGACCGTCTGCGCGCCCTGGTCGAGGCGGCCCGGCCGTACTACGACGAGATGGCCGCCCACCGGCTCTGA
- a CDS encoding sterol desaturase family protein, whose product MIPAVLYAVPAFLLLIVMEVLSFRFLPDDEERGYEARDTATSLSMGLGSQIIGVPWKLFTAVLFAGLYVLSPLKLDPADWWVWVLLFFADDVAYYWFHRLHHEVRVLWAGHVVHHSSQFFNFSTALRQSWTPMTALPFWLGLAALGFPPWMIFLQQSISLAYQFFLHTERVDRLPRPIEWFFNTPSHHRVHHGSNDPYLDRNYGGILIIWDRLFGSFEPEGERVRFGLTTNIETYNPIKVATHEYAAIWRDMRSAANWRHRAGYVFGRPGWQPAA is encoded by the coding sequence ATGATCCCTGCCGTCCTCTACGCCGTCCCCGCGTTCCTGCTGCTCATCGTCATGGAGGTCCTGTCGTTCCGGTTCCTGCCGGACGACGAGGAGCGCGGCTACGAGGCCCGCGACACCGCCACCAGCCTGTCGATGGGCCTGGGCAGCCAGATCATCGGCGTGCCGTGGAAGCTGTTCACCGCCGTGCTCTTCGCCGGCCTCTACGTGCTGAGCCCGCTGAAGCTGGACCCGGCCGACTGGTGGGTGTGGGTGCTGCTGTTCTTCGCCGACGACGTCGCCTACTACTGGTTCCACCGGCTGCATCACGAGGTGCGGGTGCTCTGGGCCGGGCACGTCGTGCACCATTCGAGCCAGTTCTTCAACTTCTCCACGGCACTGCGGCAGAGCTGGACGCCGATGACCGCGCTGCCGTTCTGGCTCGGGCTCGCGGCGCTCGGCTTCCCGCCGTGGATGATCTTCCTGCAGCAGTCGATCAGCCTGGCGTACCAGTTCTTCCTGCACACCGAACGCGTCGACAGGCTGCCCCGGCCGATCGAATGGTTCTTCAACACCCCGTCGCACCACCGGGTCCACCACGGGTCGAACGATCCCTATCTGGACCGCAACTACGGCGGCATCCTGATCATCTGGGATCGGCTGTTCGGCAGCTTCGAGCCGGAGGGCGAGCGGGTCCGCTTCGGTCTCACCACCAACATCGAGACCTACAACCCGATCAAGGTCGCGACCCACGAGTACGCCGCCATCTGGCGTGACATGAGGTCAGCGGCGAATTGGCGGCACCGTGCCGGGTACGTCTTCGGACGCCCGGGCTGGCAGCCGGCCGCATGA
- a CDS encoding ABC transporter ATP-binding protein, translating into MTTTTSAAVEVDGVRRRYGEFEAVRGVSFDVRRGELFALLGTNGAGKTTTMDLVAGFGAPDAGTVRVLGCDPYRQRGLIRPRLGIMLQEGGLPPDLTVTESAAMWAGTLTDPRPVAEALELVDLRHREDVFVRQLSGGERRRLDLALAVLGRPAVLLLDEPTTGLDPESRRNAWRMVRALLADGVTVLLTTHYLQEAQELADRIAIMQGGEVVAAGSTDEVVARHPARITFRLPSGVRLPSPFARTSAALGRDPASHTPDKPVTLHTDALQATLTELLSWARRHDVELAGLEARPASLEEAFLAVADAS; encoded by the coding sequence ATGACGACAACGACATCGGCGGCCGTCGAGGTGGACGGGGTGCGCCGGCGGTACGGCGAGTTCGAGGCGGTGCGCGGGGTCTCGTTCGATGTGCGGCGCGGGGAGTTGTTCGCGCTGCTCGGGACGAACGGGGCGGGCAAGACGACCACGATGGACCTGGTCGCCGGGTTCGGGGCGCCTGATGCGGGGACGGTGCGGGTGCTGGGCTGTGACCCGTACCGGCAAAGGGGGTTGATCCGCCCTCGGCTCGGGATCATGTTGCAGGAGGGTGGCCTGCCGCCGGACCTGACCGTGACCGAGTCGGCCGCGATGTGGGCGGGCACGCTGACCGATCCGCGGCCGGTCGCCGAGGCGCTGGAGCTCGTCGATCTGCGGCACCGGGAGGACGTGTTCGTGCGGCAGCTGTCCGGCGGTGAACGGCGGCGGCTCGATCTGGCGCTCGCGGTGCTGGGCCGTCCGGCGGTGCTGCTGCTCGACGAGCCGACCACCGGCCTCGACCCGGAGAGCCGGCGCAACGCCTGGCGGATGGTGCGGGCGCTGCTCGCCGACGGGGTGACCGTGCTGCTCACGACGCACTATCTGCAGGAGGCGCAGGAGCTCGCCGACCGGATCGCGATCATGCAGGGCGGTGAGGTGGTCGCTGCCGGTTCGACCGACGAGGTGGTGGCGCGGCACCCGGCGCGCATCACGTTCCGGCTGCCTTCGGGCGTGCGCCTGCCCTCTCCCTTCGCGCGCACCTCCGCAGCCCTCGGAAGGGACCCGGCTTCGCACACTCCTGACAAGCCCGTGACCCTCCACACCGACGCCCTGCAGGCGACTCTCACCGAACTCCTGTCCTGGGCGCGCCGGCACGACGTCGAACTGGCCGGCCTCGAAGCGCGTCCCGCGTCCCTGGAAGAGGCGTTCCTGGCCGTGGCGGACGCGTCATGA
- a CDS encoding aminotransferase class IV: MLQRYDSRNDDIRYWVNGELLHRSRPGLSPFDSVVQGGDAVWEGLRLYRGAIYGLTEHLARLRRSATALGFTDVPGDDFLVDALVATLKANQMYDGVHVRLTLTRGVKVTSGMDPRLNRSGPTLIVLAEFKAPVYDTSGLRLATSSVRRPGPDVLDPKIHHANLLNSILAKIEATAAGADDALMLDQRGFVAETNATHLFAVVDGALVTPWTVACPEGITRETVLKLAPAHGVAATVRDISLAEMYTADEVFCTGTMGEIAAVTVIDGREIGAGKVGPVTSRIARLYQEHAAANGVRLLDEPAEHPEP; this comes from the coding sequence ATGCTGCAGCGGTACGACTCGCGGAACGACGACATCCGTTACTGGGTCAACGGGGAGCTGCTGCATCGCAGCCGGCCCGGCCTGTCGCCCTTCGACTCCGTCGTCCAGGGCGGCGACGCGGTCTGGGAGGGCCTGCGGCTGTACCGCGGCGCGATCTACGGACTGACCGAGCACCTGGCCCGGCTGCGGCGCTCGGCGACCGCCCTCGGATTCACCGATGTCCCGGGCGACGACTTCCTGGTGGATGCGCTGGTCGCGACGCTCAAGGCCAATCAGATGTACGACGGAGTGCACGTGCGGCTCACGCTCACCCGGGGCGTGAAGGTCACCAGCGGGATGGACCCACGACTCAACCGGTCCGGGCCCACGCTCATCGTCCTCGCCGAATTCAAGGCGCCCGTCTACGACACCAGCGGACTGCGGCTCGCCACGTCGAGTGTGCGCCGCCCCGGCCCGGACGTCCTCGACCCGAAGATCCACCACGCCAACCTGCTGAACTCCATCCTCGCCAAGATCGAGGCGACGGCGGCGGGGGCCGACGACGCCCTGATGCTCGACCAGCGCGGCTTCGTGGCGGAGACGAACGCGACCCACCTGTTCGCGGTCGTGGACGGCGCCCTGGTGACGCCGTGGACCGTGGCATGCCCGGAAGGGATCACCCGCGAGACGGTGCTGAAGCTGGCGCCGGCACACGGCGTCGCGGCGACCGTGCGGGACATCTCGCTGGCCGAGATGTACACGGCCGACGAGGTCTTCTGCACCGGCACGATGGGCGAGATCGCGGCGGTCACGGTCATCGACGGCCGCGAGATCGGCGCCGGGAAGGTGGGGCCGGTGACGTCCCGGATCGCCCGCCTCTACCAGGAGCACGCCGCCGCGAACGGGGTCCGCCTTCTGGACGAACCCGCCGAACACCCCGAGCCGTAG
- a CDS encoding FadR/GntR family transcriptional regulator yields the protein MTFDPAPRQSVSDHVFGRLRDAVVRGRYAPGDALPSERDLAATFEVNRHAVREALRRLQQLGLVKVSQGGATRVLDWRSNAGLDLALGAGQDVLPVATLGRDVMEMRACIGADAARLSAVRADATGRQSIAAAVDDYAAAVPDLAAMAQADLAFWRRIVEASGNIAYLLAFNSLTGGELAVVRMPADERTSELLDVAAHRALAELIAAGDAAGAERAARALLAAPTPAKEIGNPR from the coding sequence ATGACTTTCGATCCGGCGCCGCGCCAATCGGTCTCCGACCACGTCTTCGGGCGCCTGCGGGACGCCGTGGTCCGCGGCCGGTACGCACCCGGCGACGCCCTGCCCAGCGAGCGCGACCTGGCAGCGACGTTCGAGGTCAACCGGCACGCGGTCCGGGAGGCGCTGCGCCGGCTGCAGCAGCTCGGACTCGTCAAGGTCAGCCAGGGCGGCGCCACCCGGGTCCTGGACTGGCGCAGCAACGCCGGACTGGACCTCGCCCTCGGCGCCGGGCAGGACGTGCTGCCGGTGGCCACCCTCGGGCGCGACGTCATGGAGATGCGCGCCTGCATCGGCGCGGACGCGGCCCGGCTCTCCGCGGTGCGCGCTGACGCGACCGGACGGCAGTCCATCGCCGCGGCGGTCGACGACTACGCGGCAGCGGTCCCCGATCTCGCGGCGATGGCCCAGGCCGACCTGGCGTTCTGGCGGAGGATCGTCGAGGCGTCCGGCAACATCGCGTACCTGCTGGCGTTCAACAGCCTCACCGGTGGTGAGCTCGCCGTCGTCCGGATGCCCGCCGACGAGCGGACGAGCGAACTGCTCGACGTCGCCGCCCACCGCGCCCTCGCCGAACTGATCGCGGCGGGCGACGCGGCCGGCGCGGAACGCGCGGCGCGAGCCCTCCTGGCCGCACCCACCCCCGCGAAAGAGATCGGAAACCCCCGATGA